Proteins encoded within one genomic window of Nitrospirota bacterium:
- the proC gene encoding pyrroline-5-carboxylate reductase — translation MLIDKKIAFIGGGNMAEALIKGLIAAGTTKPDRILVTDVSADRLAHLHMTYGVAQKGNVEAAREADILILCVKPQVVERVLAEIVAVVDDKKLVISIAAGIVIAKIEKALKESSHVVRVMPNTPALVLAGAAALAGGKNATSGDLALAQSIFNSVGRAVIVEEKLMDAVTGLSGSGPAYVFMIIDALSDAGVKAGLPRQLALELSAQTVYGAAKMVLETKEHPGKLRDMVTSPGGTTIEGLHALEKGKLRATLMNAVEAATARSRELGK, via the coding sequence ATGTTGATAGATAAAAAGATCGCGTTCATCGGCGGGGGGAACATGGCCGAGGCGCTCATCAAGGGCTTGATCGCGGCGGGAACGACGAAACCGGACCGGATCCTGGTCACTGATGTTTCGGCAGACAGGCTTGCGCATCTTCATATGACCTATGGCGTTGCGCAGAAGGGTAATGTTGAGGCCGCGCGAGAGGCGGATATCCTCATCCTCTGTGTGAAGCCGCAGGTGGTCGAACGGGTCCTCGCGGAGATCGTCGCTGTTGTTGATGATAAAAAGCTCGTTATCTCCATCGCCGCGGGCATCGTGATCGCCAAGATAGAAAAGGCATTGAAGGAGAGTTCCCACGTGGTACGCGTGATGCCGAACACGCCGGCGCTTGTTCTTGCGGGCGCGGCGGCGCTTGCGGGCGGGAAGAACGCGACGAGCGGCGATCTTGCCCTGGCACAGAGCATCTTTAACTCGGTTGGCAGGGCGGTGATCGTGGAGGAAAAACTCATGGATGCCGTGACCGGGCTCTCGGGCAGCGGTCCGGCGTATGTGTTCATGATCATTGACGCATTGTCCGACGCCGGGGTGAAGGCGGGCCTGCCCCGTCAGCTCGCGCTCGAGCTGTCGGCCCAGACCGTGTACGGCGCGGCCAAGATGGTGCTCGAGACAAAGGAACATCCCGGCAAGCTCAGGGACATGGTCACGTCCCCCGGCGGGACGACCATCGAAGGTCTTCATGCCCTTGAAAAGGGAAAGCTCCGCGCCACGCTCATGAACGCGGTCGAGGCGGCGACGGCAAGGAGCAGGGAGTTGGGGAAGTAG
- a CDS encoding YggS family pyridoxal phosphate-dependent enzyme: MSIADNIKTVKDRIASAAKRAGRDPAAVRLVVVTKTIDHERIKEAVDAGAAILGENRVQEAKEKIETLGSVASWHLIGHLQVNKARHAVRLFDLIHSVDNRELAAEIDKQAAKLGKVQNVLVEVNIAGEASKAGMAVKNAPALVREIAKHGNITIQGLMTIPPFSENPEDSRPYFSVLRELAESIVRENIPGVFMRELSMGMSGDFAVAIEEGATLVRVGTAIFGERG; encoded by the coding sequence ATGTCGATAGCGGACAACATCAAGACGGTGAAGGACAGGATCGCATCCGCTGCGAAGCGCGCGGGTCGCGATCCGGCGGCCGTCAGGCTCGTGGTGGTGACGAAAACCATTGATCATGAGCGGATCAAAGAGGCTGTTGACGCGGGAGCGGCAATCCTCGGCGAGAACCGTGTGCAGGAAGCGAAGGAGAAGATCGAAACACTCGGCAGTGTCGCGAGCTGGCATTTGATCGGCCACCTGCAGGTAAACAAGGCCAGACACGCGGTGAGGCTTTTTGACCTGATCCATTCAGTGGACAACCGGGAACTCGCGGCGGAGATCGATAAACAGGCCGCGAAGCTCGGGAAGGTGCAGAACGTTCTGGTCGAAGTGAATATCGCGGGAGAGGCGAGCAAGGCCGGCATGGCAGTAAAGAACGCCCCCGCTCTCGTGAGGGAGATCGCGAAACATGGCAACATCACCATTCAAGGCCTGATGACCATTCCACCGTTCTCGGAGAATCCTGAAGACTCAAGGCCTTATTTCTCTGTTCTGCGGGAGCTGGCCGAAAGCATTGTACGGGAGAATATTCCCGGCGTATTCATGCGGGAGCTCTCGATGGGGATGAGCGGGGATTTCGCGGTTGCCATTGAAGAGGGGGCTACCCTGGTCCGGGTGGGGACGGCGATATTCGGGGAGAGGGGTTAA
- the pgeF gene encoding peptidoglycan editing factor PgeF: MNTVKPHQKKCADSGKAGGDEFFSIPALDKATGMIHAFTTRQGGLGARNNGTRHPDDWKTVASAFGICIDRVVTVEQVHGENIVTVDDLNVRDVRIVRADALITDVPGIAIGVETADCVPVLLFDPMKPAVAAVHAGWKSTVKKIVQKAVHRMHEEFGSEPAQLIAAIGPAIGPECYEVDEIVMERVREAFSFWTEVSTPRGNDRWSLDLVKANKLELLQIGLAEQNVHALGLCTSCRRDLFYSFRAEGRTGRMLSVIMIKP; this comes from the coding sequence ATGAATACCGTTAAACCACATCAAAAAAAATGCGCTGATTCCGGTAAGGCCGGGGGTGATGAATTTTTTTCGATCCCAGCACTCGACAAGGCAACCGGGATGATCCATGCCTTTACCACGAGGCAGGGCGGGCTGGGCGCAAGGAACAACGGCACCAGGCATCCGGATGACTGGAAAACGGTGGCAAGCGCTTTCGGGATCTGTATTGACCGGGTGGTGACCGTGGAACAGGTGCACGGTGAAAATATCGTCACGGTGGACGACTTGAACGTCCGGGATGTCCGCATTGTTCGTGCCGATGCCCTGATAACCGATGTGCCGGGGATCGCCATCGGCGTCGAGACCGCTGACTGCGTGCCGGTCCTGCTGTTCGATCCAATGAAGCCCGCCGTGGCCGCCGTGCATGCCGGCTGGAAGAGCACCGTAAAAAAGATCGTCCAGAAGGCCGTTCACCGAATGCACGAAGAATTCGGATCAGAACCCGCGCAATTGATCGCGGCGATCGGACCGGCCATCGGGCCAGAATGCTACGAGGTGGACGAAATCGTGATGGAGCGGGTCAGGGAGGCATTCTCGTTCTGGACCGAGGTCTCCACTCCGCGCGGGAATGACCGCTGGAGTCTTGACCTGGTAAAGGCAAACAAACTGGAGCTGCTGCAGATCGGACTGGCTGAACAGAATGTGCATGCGCTCGGACTCTGCACGTCATGCAGGCGCGACCTGTTCTATTCATTCCGCGCCGAGGGCAGGACCGGCAGGATGCTGTCGGTGATCATGATAAAACCGTAA